From Pan troglodytes isolate AG18354 chromosome 11, NHGRI_mPanTro3-v2.0_pri, whole genome shotgun sequence, the proteins below share one genomic window:
- the LOC112204402 gene encoding olfactory receptor 1N1 — protein MENQSSISEFFLRGISASPEQQQSLFGIFLCMYLVTLTGNLLIILAIGSDLHLHTPMYFFLANLSFVDMGLMSSTVTKMLVNIQTRHHTISYTGCLTQMYFFLMFGDLDSFFLAAMAYDRYVAICRPLCYSTVMRPQVCALMLALCWVLTNIIALTHTFLMARLSFCVTGEIAHFFCDITPVLKLSCSDTHINEMMVFVLGGTVLIVPFLCIVTSYIHIVPAILRVRTRGGVGKAFSTCSSHLCVVCVFYGTLFSAYLCPPSIASEEKDIAAAAMYTIVTPMLNPFIYSLRNKDMKGALKRLFSHRSIVSS, from the coding sequence ATGGAAAACCAATCCAGCATTTCTGAATTTTTCCTCCGAGGAATATCAGCGTCTCCAGAGCAACAGCAGTCCCTCTTCGGAATTTTCCTGTGTATGTATCTTGTCACCTTGACTGGGAACCTGCTCATCATCCTGGCCATTGGCTCTGACCTGcacctccacacccccatgtactttTTCTTGGCCAACCTGTCTTTTGTTGACATGGGTTTAATGTCCTCCACAGTTACCAAGATGCTGGTGAATATACAGACTCGGCATCACACCATCTCCTATACGGGTTGCCTCAcgcaaatgtatttctttctgatgtttggtGATCTAGACAGCTTCTTCCTGGCTGCCATGGCGTATGACCGCTATGTGGCCATTTGCCGCCCCCTCTGCTACTCCACAGTCATGAGGCCCCAAGTCTGTGCCCTAATGCTTGCATTGTGCTGGGTCCTCACCAATATCATTGCCCTGACTCACACGTTCCTCATGGCTCGGTTGTCCTTCTGTGTGACTGGGGAAATTGCTCACTTTTTCTGTGACATCACTCCTGTCCTGAAGCTGTCATGTTCTGACACCCACATCAACGAGATGATGGTTTTTGTCTTGGGAGGCACCGTACTCATCGTCCCCTTTTTATGCATTGTCACCTCCTACATCCACATTGTGCCAGCTATCCTGAGGGTCCGAACCCGTGGTGGGGTGGGCAAGGCCTTTTCCACCTGCAGTTCCCACCTCTGCGTTGTTTGTGTGTTCTATGGGACGCTCTTCAGTGCCTACCTGTGTCCTCCCTCCATTGCCTCTGAAGAGAAGGACATTGCAGCAGCTGCAATGTACACCATAGTGACTCCCATGTTGAACCCCTTTATCTATAGCCTAAGGAACAAGGACATGAAGGGGGCCCTAAAGAGGCTCTTCAGTCACAGGAGTATTGTTTCCTCTTAG